One genomic segment of Pedobacter endophyticus includes these proteins:
- a CDS encoding ion transporter: MIRPGADDWRFKLHEIIYETHTPAGKAFDVSLLIAIFASITVVMLDSVASIHQHYGGLFHITEWVFTVLFTIEYILRLICIRRPIKYVISPLGIIDFVALIPSYLSILFIGAQSLLVFRALRLLRVFRIFKLGQFLTEINFLTQALKNSFRKISIFLLTVLTITVILGSIMYLVEQRENGFSNIPESIYWAIVTITTVGYGDISPITPLGKFVASVVMLIGYAIIAVPTGILTHDIAIAASKKKELQEACPSCGREGHESDAMFCKFCGSSLFR, encoded by the coding sequence ATGATAAGACCGGGTGCTGACGATTGGCGTTTTAAGCTTCATGAAATTATTTACGAAACGCATACGCCTGCAGGCAAGGCTTTCGATGTAAGCTTGTTAATTGCCATTTTCGCGAGTATTACGGTGGTGATGCTCGATAGTGTTGCAAGCATACATCAACATTATGGCGGGCTTTTTCACATTACAGAGTGGGTTTTTACGGTACTTTTTACCATAGAATATATTTTGCGGTTAATTTGCATCCGCAGGCCCATAAAGTATGTAATAAGTCCGCTTGGCATTATCGATTTTGTTGCACTTATTCCATCGTATTTAAGTATATTATTTATTGGCGCACAATCGTTACTTGTTTTCAGGGCGCTTCGTTTATTACGGGTATTCAGGATTTTTAAGCTTGGTCAGTTTTTAACCGAGATCAATTTTTTAACTCAGGCGCTTAAAAACAGCTTTCGCAAAATCAGTATTTTTCTGCTTACGGTGTTAACCATTACGGTAATTTTAGGGTCGATCATGTACCTGGTTGAGCAGCGGGAGAACGGTTTCTCAAACATTCCTGAAAGTATTTACTGGGCAATTGTTACCATAACAACCGTTGGCTACGGCGATATATCGCCCATTACACCGTTGGGCAAATTTGTAGCCTCCGTTGTCATGCTAATCGGTTATGCAATTATTGCGGTGCCAACAGGTATTTTAACGCACGACATTGCGATTGCCGCCAGCAAGAAAAAGGAGCTGCAGGAAGCCTGCCCGAGTTGCGGCCGAGAGGGGCACGAAAGCGATGCGATGTTTTGCAAGTTTTGCGGGTCGTCGTTATTTAGATAG